In a genomic window of Gigantopelta aegis isolate Gae_Host chromosome 9, Gae_host_genome, whole genome shotgun sequence:
- the LOC121381493 gene encoding uncharacterized protein LOC121381493: MGCGGSSRRNSKKSGNDAAQRKKKISVRIGINVKILDTSPVVIFVFGGPGSKKGKLMSDLTEAFGFKLINIDRTMLGVLAKKMEISGSLDSVTKIADHIKVHGMFPADPLDPTILDLHVIPDLRDESLKAAKIMADMGQLEEFSFA; encoded by the exons ATGGGTTGTGGTGGAAGCTCCAGGAGGAATTCCAAGAAGTCTGGAAATGATGCAGcccaaagaaaaaagaaaatcagcGTCCGAATCGGCATCAATGTCAAAATTTTGGATACAAGCCCTgttgttatatttgtgtttg GTGGACCAGGCTCAAAGAAGGGTAAACTGATGAGTGATTTAACTGAGGCGTTTGGATTCAAGCTTATTAACATTGACCGGACAATGCTGGGGGTGCTAGCCAAGAAAATGGAAATCTCTGGTTCACTGGACTCCGTTACGAAGATAGCCGACCACATCAAA GTGCATGGCATGTTCCCAGCTGATCCTTTGGATCCAACAATACTTGATTTGCATGTAA TTCCTGATTTGAGGGATGAAAGTCTGAAGGCTGCAAAAATTATGGCTGATATGGGCCAGTTGGAAGAGTTCTCATTTGCTTGA